From the Gemmatimonadota bacterium genome, one window contains:
- the map gene encoding type I methionyl aminopeptidase: protein MIPLKSQQEIEAIGRAGSVIAALFAELPARIAPGVTTDALDRFCDEFVRSHEGAVPSFKGLYGFPRSACISVNEEVVHGIPEPGRVLASGDLVTVDVGVELGGWFGDAARTYAVGDVDADVQRLMDTTRAALNAGIEQARAGNRLGDVGHAIQTVAESAGMSVVRELVGHGIGRRPHEEPNVPNFGRPGRGLKLRPGMVLAIEPMLNLGSPDVETLEDDWTVVTSDRLPSAHFEQTVAVTADGPRVLTSLNGNPL, encoded by the coding sequence GTGATCCCGCTCAAGAGCCAGCAAGAGATCGAGGCCATTGGCCGCGCGGGTAGTGTCATCGCCGCGCTGTTCGCCGAGCTTCCCGCGCGCATCGCTCCCGGCGTGACCACGGACGCATTGGACCGCTTCTGCGATGAGTTCGTCCGTTCCCACGAAGGCGCGGTGCCGTCCTTCAAGGGCCTCTATGGCTTCCCCCGCAGCGCCTGCATTTCGGTCAACGAGGAGGTCGTCCACGGCATCCCGGAACCGGGTCGCGTGCTGGCCTCGGGCGATCTTGTCACCGTGGACGTCGGGGTGGAGCTGGGTGGCTGGTTCGGCGATGCGGCGCGAACCTACGCCGTGGGCGATGTCGACGCCGACGTTCAGCGGCTCATGGACACGACTCGGGCGGCCCTCAACGCTGGCATCGAGCAGGCTCGCGCCGGCAACCGCCTCGGTGACGTGGGGCACGCCATTCAAACGGTCGCCGAGTCCGCTGGGATGTCGGTGGTGCGCGAGCTCGTCGGCCACGGCATCGGCAGGCGGCCGCACGAGGAGCCGAACGTGCCGAATTTCGGCCGGCCGGGGCGCGGCCTCAAGCTGAGGCCCGGGATGGTGCTCGCCATAGAGCCGATGCTCAATCTCGGCTCGCCTGACGTCGAAACGCTCGAGGACGACTGGACGGTGGTGACATCGGACCGGCTACCGAGCGCCCACTTCGAGCAGACGGTGGCCGTTACGGCGGACGGGCCCCGAGTGCTCACGAGTCTCAACGGCAACCCGCTTTAG
- a CDS encoding SLBB domain-containing protein, whose protein sequence is MSPGKPARSILAFGLAAASAAPPLSAQNATGQQADTVAIRQQIEGRLGRSVSQGEILEALRRSGLTRSQLRLRLSQAGYDPALADRYYDALEGGSLQRGAPGGDFAEALGRLGLMGQDSGLGIGPGQAALFDSLGADSRPFRDPPGLPFDLRDEPVPTVDGLPIFGHDIFRRFTTQFDPILEGPVDAGYRLDAGDELALVLTGDVELAYPLTVSREGHVFIPDVGRVAVAGLTLGQLEDALYGRLGSVYSGVRRGPGATTRFQISVGRLRVNQVFVVGEVRWPGAYQVNAAGTAFNALYLSGGPSAAGSLRSLEVRRGGRLVQTVDTYDYLLRGDNAGDLRLEQGDRLFVPVALTLVGVEGSVRRPAAYELREGEGLRELIAFAGGFRSDAVVRRIQVDRVVPPWERIPGVDRVLVDVDLRELMEGDEAMPLRDGDRVRVFAISDERRNRVVLEGEVNRPGLYQWSDGETLQGLIDRAEGLTEGAYLSRAHIYRLDPADGRRQLLRVALSEDGVTGDVRLADRDSVVIFSKEMLRNESVVTVDGFVKDPGEFPLAEGMTLEDLILAAGGFVRGAYALEVEIARPVDPLRRDRTLATVFRVALPPGGAPGSDGGSDGATGAVEAGAGDWRPLAAEFSLRHGDRAFVRRAPGYEVSRTVAVTGQIHLPGRYVLAERDETVSSIIARAGGLTTEAYAPGFQMIREGELVATDLSRALVEGDREADLALAGGDSLHVPAYDPTVLVRGAVAFETRVLYESGENIDYYIEQAGGYLDNADRDRVSVTFQNGSRATKRTRFLLPDGVPRPGPGSRVVVPVKPPRSGGLGFSTIFTQTLTALTAAASLIIAVDRISN, encoded by the coding sequence ATGTCGCCAGGCAAGCCAGCGCGCTCGATCCTCGCCTTCGGGCTCGCGGCCGCCTCCGCCGCGCCACCTCTCTCGGCCCAGAATGCGACTGGCCAGCAGGCGGACACGGTGGCCATCCGCCAGCAAATCGAGGGTCGACTCGGGCGGTCCGTGTCGCAGGGTGAGATCCTCGAGGCGCTGCGTCGGTCGGGACTGACCCGGTCGCAGCTTCGCTTGCGCCTGAGCCAGGCCGGATATGATCCAGCCCTGGCGGATCGCTACTATGACGCGCTGGAGGGCGGCTCTCTGCAGCGGGGTGCGCCCGGAGGTGATTTCGCCGAAGCGCTGGGGCGTTTGGGCCTGATGGGCCAGGACAGCGGCCTGGGGATAGGCCCGGGCCAGGCGGCGCTCTTCGATTCGCTTGGAGCCGACTCTCGGCCCTTCCGAGACCCACCCGGTCTGCCCTTCGACCTGCGCGACGAGCCCGTGCCTACGGTGGATGGCCTGCCGATTTTCGGTCACGATATCTTTCGGAGATTCACAACCCAGTTCGACCCGATCCTCGAGGGGCCGGTGGACGCCGGCTACCGGCTGGACGCCGGAGACGAGTTGGCGCTAGTGCTTACCGGAGATGTCGAGCTCGCTTACCCGCTGACGGTTTCGCGTGAGGGGCACGTGTTCATCCCCGACGTCGGCCGCGTGGCGGTGGCCGGCCTCACGCTCGGCCAGCTGGAAGACGCGCTGTACGGTCGCCTGGGCAGCGTTTACTCGGGAGTGCGGCGGGGCCCCGGCGCGACCACGCGCTTCCAGATTTCCGTCGGACGGCTGCGCGTCAATCAGGTGTTCGTCGTGGGCGAGGTCCGCTGGCCGGGCGCCTATCAGGTGAACGCGGCCGGCACCGCCTTCAACGCGCTCTACCTGTCGGGCGGACCCAGCGCCGCGGGTAGCCTGCGTTCGCTGGAGGTGCGACGGGGCGGACGGCTCGTCCAGACTGTCGACACCTACGACTACCTTCTGCGCGGCGACAACGCCGGCGACCTGCGCCTGGAGCAGGGGGATCGGCTGTTCGTTCCGGTTGCCCTGACCCTGGTGGGGGTGGAGGGCTCGGTACGCAGGCCGGCCGCCTACGAGCTGCGCGAGGGAGAGGGGCTACGCGAGCTGATTGCCTTCGCCGGCGGCTTTCGGTCCGACGCCGTGGTGAGGCGCATCCAGGTGGATCGCGTCGTGCCGCCCTGGGAGCGCATCCCCGGCGTGGACCGCGTCCTGGTGGACGTCGACCTGCGCGAGTTGATGGAGGGAGACGAGGCCATGCCGCTGCGCGACGGGGACCGCGTCCGGGTGTTCGCGATCTCCGACGAGCGGCGCAACAGGGTCGTGCTGGAAGGCGAGGTGAACCGGCCCGGGCTGTATCAGTGGAGCGACGGGGAAACGCTGCAGGGCCTGATCGACCGCGCCGAGGGGCTAACGGAGGGGGCTTACCTTTCGCGCGCCCACATCTACCGCCTGGATCCGGCCGACGGCCGCCGCCAGCTGCTCAGGGTCGCGCTGTCAGAAGACGGCGTCACGGGTGACGTGCGGCTGGCCGATCGCGACTCGGTGGTGATCTTCAGCAAGGAGATGCTGCGCAACGAGTCGGTCGTGACGGTCGATGGGTTCGTGAAGGACCCGGGCGAGTTCCCTCTCGCCGAGGGCATGACCCTCGAAGACCTGATCCTGGCCGCGGGTGGCTTCGTGCGCGGCGCCTACGCCCTCGAGGTGGAGATCGCGCGGCCGGTGGATCCGCTGCGCCGGGACCGTACGCTGGCGACGGTGTTTCGGGTCGCGCTGCCTCCAGGGGGCGCGCCGGGCAGCGACGGCGGCAGCGACGGGGCGACCGGCGCGGTCGAGGCCGGGGCCGGCGACTGGCGCCCTCTGGCGGCCGAGTTCTCCCTGCGTCACGGAGACCGGGCGTTCGTGCGCCGGGCGCCGGGCTACGAAGTGTCTCGAACCGTGGCGGTCACGGGCCAGATACACCTGCCCGGCCGCTACGTGCTGGCCGAACGCGACGAAACCGTCAGCAGCATCATCGCACGGGCGGGTGGGCTCACGACGGAGGCCTACGCGCCGGGCTTCCAGATGATACGCGAGGGCGAGTTGGTGGCGACGGATCTCTCCCGCGCTCTGGTCGAGGGCGACCGCGAGGCGGACCTGGCCCTCGCGGGAGGTGACAGCCTGCACGTCCCGGCCTACGATCCAACGGTCCTGGTGCGGGGCGCCGTGGCGTTCGAGACCCGCGTTCTGTACGAATCCGGCGAGAACATCGACTACTACATCGAACAGGCCGGTGGGTACCTGGACAACGCCGATCGGGATCGCGTTTCGGTCACCTTCCAGAACGGTTCCCGGGCCACCAAGCGTACCCGCTTCCTGCTGCCGGACGGAGTCCCAAGGCCGGGCCCGGGAAGTCGCGTCGTCGTGCCCGTGAAGCCCCCGCGGAGCGGCGGCCTGGGCTTCAGCACGATCTTCACCCAGACGCTGACGGCGCTGACCGCGGCGGCGTCGCTGATCATCGCCGTGGACCGTATCAGCAACTGA
- the rpmJ gene encoding 50S ribosomal protein L36: MKVRSSVKPICEHCKVIRRRGVVRVICKRNPRHKQRQG, translated from the coding sequence ATGAAGGTTCGTAGCAGCGTCAAGCCGATTTGCGAGCATTGCAAGGTGATCCGCCGCCGCGGGGTGGTGAGGGTCATCTGCAAGAGGAATCCGCGACACAAGCAGCGACAGGGCTGA
- the rpsM gene encoding 30S ribosomal protein S13, which translates to MARIAGIDLPRNKRIEVALTYIYGIGASKSDHILDTTGVDRDRRVHQLTDEEVNRLRREIESKHKVEGALRTEVSMNVKRLMDIGCYRGLRHRRGLPVRGQRTHTNARTHKGTRRAIAGKKRAPKK; encoded by the coding sequence ATGGCGCGTATCGCTGGCATTGATTTGCCGCGCAACAAGAGGATCGAGGTCGCGCTGACCTACATCTACGGCATCGGCGCTTCCAAGTCCGACCACATACTCGACACCACCGGCGTGGATCGCGACAGGCGCGTCCATCAGCTGACGGACGAGGAAGTGAATCGTCTGCGTCGGGAAATCGAGAGCAAGCACAAGGTGGAGGGCGCCCTTCGCACCGAGGTCTCCATGAACGTCAAGCGACTCATGGACATCGGGTGCTATCGCGGTTTGCGGCACCGGCGCGGACTTCCCGTTCGGGGCCAGCGCACGCACACCAACGCGCGCACGCACAAGGGTACGCGGCGCGCCATCGCAGGCAAGAAGAGGGCACCCAAGAAGTAG
- the rpsK gene encoding 30S ribosomal protein S11: MAKPKKTRQKRTKKNVEAEAIAHIRATFNNTLITLTDMGGAVIVWGSAGRAGFKGSKKSTPFAATVAAEQVGREAVSLGVRRIHVRVQGPGSGRESAVQALAAAGLDVRSIRDVTPIPHNGCRPPKKRRV, encoded by the coding sequence ATGGCCAAGCCCAAGAAAACGCGTCAGAAGCGAACCAAGAAGAACGTCGAGGCGGAGGCGATCGCCCACATCCGGGCGACCTTCAACAACACGCTCATCACGCTCACCGATATGGGTGGTGCGGTGATAGTGTGGGGCAGCGCCGGCCGAGCGGGGTTCAAGGGTTCCAAGAAGTCGACGCCGTTCGCCGCCACGGTCGCGGCGGAGCAGGTGGGCCGTGAGGCGGTCAGCCTCGGTGTTCGGCGGATCCACGTGCGCGTGCAGGGACCGGGTAGCGGCAGAGAGTCCGCCGTGCAGGCCCTGGCCGCGGCCGGGTTGGATGTTCGGTCGATCCGCGACGTTACGCCGATCCCGCACAACGGGTGTCGGCCGCCCAAGAAGCGCCGCGTCTAA
- the rpsD gene encoding 30S ribosomal protein S4, translating to MGRHTGPVCKLCRREGQKLFLKGTKCFTEKCPIERRNYVPGQHGLTNARRRKQSEYAVQLREKQKVKRIYGVGESYFRNLFAEAHRAQGVTGENLLVLLESRLDNILYRLGLAESRRQARQLVRHGHVEVNASAVNIPSYRVAAGDEVRIREGSRGLVPVQAAVEARTRPDTVRWLAVDTDTRTGRMLQSPTRTDIPLAVQEQLIVELYSK from the coding sequence ATGGGTCGCCACACTGGACCGGTGTGCAAGCTCTGCCGCCGCGAGGGGCAGAAGCTCTTCCTGAAGGGCACGAAGTGTTTCACCGAGAAGTGCCCCATTGAACGCCGCAACTATGTCCCGGGCCAACACGGTCTAACCAACGCGCGCCGGCGTAAGCAGTCGGAATATGCGGTGCAGCTCCGTGAGAAGCAGAAGGTGAAGCGGATCTACGGGGTCGGCGAGTCGTATTTCCGGAATCTTTTTGCGGAAGCCCACCGAGCGCAGGGCGTCACGGGCGAAAACCTGTTGGTCCTCCTCGAAAGCCGGCTGGACAACATCCTCTACCGCCTGGGGCTCGCCGAGAGCCGCCGGCAGGCGAGGCAGCTCGTTCGCCACGGCCACGTGGAGGTCAACGCGTCCGCCGTGAACATTCCGAGCTACCGCGTTGCCGCCGGTGACGAGGTGCGCATCCGCGAAGGCTCTCGGGGGCTGGTACCGGTGCAGGCCGCAGTGGAGGCGAGAACTCGCCCCGACACGGTACGCTGGCTCGCGGTGGACACGGATACGCGCACGGGCCGGATGCTCCAGAGCCCGACCCGCACGGACATCCCGTTGGCGGTCCAGGAGCAGCTCATCGTGGAGCTCTACTCCAAGTAG